The DNA segment CCGAAATTCATGGCCTCGCCGTCATTCATTGAGGTCACGACATTCCAGGCGGCGCGACCGTTCGATAAATGATCGATCGTCCGAAATTCCCGCGCCAGATGATAGGGCTGGTCGTAGGTGGTGGAACGCGTCGCACCAAGGCCGATATGCCGCGTCGTCGCCGCCAGCGCACCGAGAATCGGCACCGGATCCATGCGCGTGGAATCCTGATCGCCATGGCGTATTCCGACTTCCTTGTCGTTGCCATATCGGTCGGCGATCGCTAGGCGATCCGCGAAAAAGATGAGATCGAACTTCCCCTGCTCGAGCTTGCGCGCAACCTCGACGTAATACTCCGTCGTCAGGAAAGGCACCTCGTGGGAGGGATTTCGCCAGAGCGCGTGGCTATGCGCCACGGGGCCTGCAATCAGGAAGCCGGCGAGATTCATGTGACGGGACGACAATGGCGCGCTCCCCAAGGGCGGTTTCATGCAGGCCGATATGAGGGAGAAATTCCAGCCGAGGCAACCTCAGAACGTTCCTTTAATGGCAAAACCACGAAAACCATCTTCTCGGTTCAAGGCTCACGAGAGAAATAATGACTATCTCAACGCGAGAACCCGCAATTTTGCCTACAAAACTCGCACCACCGGCGCGCATCTTATGCGTGGTCTCGCGCAACAAGACCGTAAGGCAGGTAATAGCCGCCACTGTCATTCGGCCTGGATATTTGCGTCCTTGATGATCCGCTCGTATTTCGTCATCTCTTCTCCGATATAATTCGCGAAATAATCCGGGGTCGAGCCGATTGGCTCAAAGCCGAGCAGCGCAAACTGTTCCTTGACGTCCGGACGCTCCGCGATCTTGGTGACTTCGGTCTGGATCTTCGTCACGAGATCCGCCGGCAGTCCCTTCGGCGCCCAAATCCCGTACCAGGAGGCAAAATCGAGAGCCTTCATGCCGGATTCGGCGACGGTCGGAATTTCGGGTGCGATGGCGATGCGCTTCAGGCTCGTGATAGCGAGCGCCTTGATATTTCCGGCCTTCGCCAACGGCAACGAAGACACCATGGGGTCGGCAATTAGCTGCACCGTGCCACTCATCAGATCAGTCAGTGCGGGCCCCCCACCCTTGTAAGCGACAACCAGGGTCTTGACGCCGGCATCGCGCTTGAGCAATTCGATCGCCAGATGGCCGGCCGAACCGAAACTCGAGGTCGCGAACGTATATTTTTCCGGATTCTTGCGTACCAGATCGAAGAACTCCCCGAGTGTCTTCGCGGGTACCGTCGGCGTTGTGCTGACGAGAAGCGGTCCAGAGGCAACGAGCGTGATCGGCGTAAAATCCGCAACGACATCATAGGGCACCGTCTTGTGCAGAAACGGCGTCACCACGTGGATCGAAGCTGTCAGCATCAAGGTGTAACCGTCGGGATTGGCCCTGGCCACGTAGCTTGCGCCGACGATGCCGCCGACGCCACCGGCGCGATTTTCGACGATGAAGCTTTGGCCCAACGATTCCGTCAGCTTCTGCGCGACGATACGCGCCACGCCATCGACAGAGCCACCGGCGGGATACGGTACGACAATCGTGACCGTACGGTTTGGATAGCTCTCCGCGATGGCCGACGCCGATCCGAATCCGAAAAAAACGACGCACAGCGCCACCAGGACACGCAAACACTTCATTGAAGGATCCTCATCCGCTCTCGCATTAGAAGGTCCCTGGATAGCTTCCCCCGTCGATTAGAAGATTTTGGCCGGTGATGTAACCAGCATGTGCAGAACAAAGAAACGCGAAATATGCCCCGAACTCGGCCGGGTGGCCAAAGCGCTTGGCCGGATTGGCGGCCGCACGTTCGTGCCAGATTTCGTCGAATGACTTGCCGCCCGGTTCAAGCATCCCCCTGATATGCCGGACCTGTGCATCGCTATCAAAAATGCCAGGTAGCAGGTTGTTGATGGTGACGTTTCGCGCCACCGTCTGCCGTGACAGTCCGGCGACAAAGCCGACCAGGCCCGTGCGTGCGCCGTTCGACAGACCAAGTTCTACTTGCGGATTTTTCACGCTGCGCGAGACAATGTTGACGATCCGGCCAAAACCCCGCGCCATCATGCCGTCGACCGTTAGCCGCATCATTTCGATCGGGCTCAGCATCATGGCATCGAGCGCAGCGATCCAGTCCTCGCGTGTCCAGTGCCGGAAATCGCCTGGAAGCGGACCATCGGCATTGTTGAGCAGAATATCCGGCTCCGGACAGGCCGCAAGCGCATCAGCCCGGCCTTTCGCGGTGGTGATATCGCCCAACACAGGCGTCGCATTGACGCCGGTCGCCGCGCGAACTTCTGCGCAAGTATTTTCCAAAACTTCGCGGGTTCGCGCGATAATCGTAACGTCGACGCCCTCTCTGGCGAGAGCCATCGCACACGCTTTACCCAGACCACGGCTGGCGCCGCTCAGAAGAGCTTTCCGGCCGCGGATGTCGAGGTCCATATCTCTCGCTTTTCAGCACGCGGTACAGGCCGCAATTGCCGATTACGATTGAGCTTGTAGCCGCATCACTTGTCAAGACCACGGTCTTGACCGATGCGTGCGAGCTATAGCGGTTCGACTATCTATCCGCGCAGAACGCCGGCGGCGTCCACGCATTGACCGGTGGCAGCGGACCGCTCCAGCGTTCGATATCCACGAGAGCACTGAGGGCGCTCGGGCCCTGGGTCAGCCGGGACGTGCCAATATCGAGCGTCAGCACATTCGGATTGCCATGCCGTTCGAGATCGTCTGGCGCGTTGGCCGGGTCATACCATGCGCCAGTCGCCATCATCACGACGTGCGACGAGAGTGCGGCATCGACATGCGCGGCGGCAAGACAGGCCCCGCGATCGTTGAATACACGAACCACATCGCCTGTTTTGATGTTGCGCTGTTCGGCATCCCTCGGATGGATTCGGATCTGCTCGCGACCATGCACTTTATGGCCACGCGACACGGATGCCGGGTCCATCTGGCTATGCAACCGGTCCCCGGGCTGG comes from the Bradyrhizobium erythrophlei genome and includes:
- a CDS encoding Bug family tripartite tricarboxylate transporter substrate binding protein, whose product is MKCLRVLVALCVVFFGFGSASAIAESYPNRTVTIVVPYPAGGSVDGVARIVAQKLTESLGQSFIVENRAGGVGGIVGASYVARANPDGYTLMLTASIHVVTPFLHKTVPYDVVADFTPITLVASGPLLVSTTPTVPAKTLGEFFDLVRKNPEKYTFATSSFGSAGHLAIELLKRDAGVKTLVVAYKGGGPALTDLMSGTVQLIADPMVSSLPLAKAGNIKALAITSLKRIAIAPEIPTVAESGMKALDFASWYGIWAPKGLPADLVTKIQTEVTKIAERPDVKEQFALLGFEPIGSTPDYFANYIGEEMTKYERIIKDANIQAE
- a CDS encoding SDR family oxidoreductase, which codes for MDLDIRGRKALLSGASRGLGKACAMALAREGVDVTIIARTREVLENTCAEVRAATGVNATPVLGDITTAKGRADALAACPEPDILLNNADGPLPGDFRHWTREDWIAALDAMMLSPIEMMRLTVDGMMARGFGRIVNIVSRSVKNPQVELGLSNGARTGLVGFVAGLSRQTVARNVTINNLLPGIFDSDAQVRHIRGMLEPGGKSFDEIWHERAAANPAKRFGHPAEFGAYFAFLCSAHAGYITGQNLLIDGGSYPGTF